AAGCACTGAGCGTAGCGCCGGTTAAACATGTCTGGACGGTGATCCGTCAGGAACTCCGGCAGCAGGCCGTCGGCTCGCAGCTGCGTACGAATCGAAGGCATCCGCCTCAGCGGGATCCTGCAGAGGCGACGTTTCAGTGACTGAAAACACGCTTATTCTCTTAAATAGTCACAGTTAAATAAGAGGGTTGATACCACTCTCTTGCAGCCAGTcggcttagcttagcatgaagactgaacactgggaaacagctagcctagctctgtctaaaggaaacaaaatcactCATCAgtacctctaaagctcactaatcaacacattatattttgtttgtttaatccagtaatgaaactgtaaaaacaacacgCCGTGGCTGCACAGATGCTAGGCAGAGCTAGCTGTTTGCCCTGTTTCTGAGCTAAATTTGCTAAGATAATCCAACTGGCTGCAGCTTCGTGTTTACTGTATAGACAGGAGATCGTaccagtcttctcatctaactgatATATTGTTTAAACAAGACAAAATTCCAGACATGGAgattacatttcacatttttctggtGTAAAACTAAAGCTTGATGGTTTCTGGGACTCTGAGAAGAACCAGAACTGAAACTGACACTTAAAGATTTATGAGTTTTGTCTCCAAACTGTGGGAGCAATAAGACACATTTTGTACTTATGTTTGTAGTAATATTTTGGGGCACTCTGAGCAGCCTAACATGAGACTAATGTAAAGACAAACCGTATTTATACACTGATGTTAATGAAGGCGGAGGCAGTTTTTCCTACCTGACCAGCGCAGAGCTCGTCCATGTCCAGATCAGCAGCACCAGCAACACCACCCtcatcatgtctgtgtctgtctgtctgtctgtctgtcagactgcTGGTTGTTATCAGgattcactgctgctctgattggATCTACATCTCTGTGAGAAAGTCCTCCCCCAGAACTCTCTGCATTAACCTGTGTGGTTCATTACATTCACCCAAGTACAAATATGAAgtgcttgtactttacttgtGTATCTCCAATTCATGCAACTTCACacttgtactccactacatctcagagacaaatactgcactttttactccactacatttctctgacagcttTAATTGCTTGTTACAGATGAgattgaatgtttgtgataaaatCTTTATGGGTTTGAGaaaattctttttttaatctgaacattcatcaattatttaaattaaGATGTGGTAAAGTGTGGATTTGGACGACTTGAGGCTTTCTGGACTCGTTAAGTCTGAGTGTGGACACGTCTGGAGatttcacagttcacagttaCAGTATCCTGTCATGGCATCGTTGGACTGTTTAGTGAGAGTTAAAGGAGACATGAGAAGTAAAGTCAAGGTACATTTACTTGCTTTTGTCCTCATCCACTGAGTTCTCAGATCTTCTACTTCAGAAAAAGTAGTGATACCAGTGAAGAAAtactgttacaagtaaaagtcctgcattcaaaacttgAGTAAAAGCAAATTCCCAATTCAGAGAAACATTTATTACACTATTGTGTCTTGATTATAGGTGCATTAATGTGTTTCATCACTTAGAGTGGAGTtaattttcattagtttataTTCTGCTTATAATCTATATTAAAATACCATATTTTATTTGTCGataagtggagtaaaaagtcgAATATTCCCCTGTGACGTGCTGCAGTAAAAGCTGAGGCTGTGTTGACGCTTCAGTCTTGTTGGGTAAGTTCAGTGTGTTGACACTCAGAGGTCTCAGTCACTGTGACCTGATGAGACAGACAGTGTCAACATGAAATCATGACTGTGCTGGAATGTAACTCTGCACGTTTACTCGAGTACTGTGCTTACTCTCAAAGGAAATGATGCAGAATATTCATTTAAAGCCATTTTCAGTTGCAGCATTTTGGTGCAGACGGACAGTGTGAGTGAGCTGCTGTATGATGAAcctgtcagactgctgctgctgtcgcaCTGCGTTCAGGCGCCTTTAATGATCTCAAACACTGGAGTTAGAAAACACTCTGAAGATTGAGAAGAGACAACGACAACAAACGAATCTTTGATGAGGAccaattcatttatttcagtaaacaaaacaaacaacatccaAACTTCTGTTCTAAGTGATGTCGGCTGACCAATGTTAGCATAACCGGCTTCCAGCGAGTGCTGCGACCTCAGCTAGTGTTAGCAGGACAAACTGCTGAGCGACATTTCACGTTAGTTTCACACGTCTACTGACATCAGCTTTATGTGACTGAGTTCTGTCTTGCTAGCATTAGCAGGGCCACTGGAGTTAGCCTGTGACTGGtggttagctaacgttagccagctAGCCTGTGCAGTGCTTccacaacagagaaaaaaacagcgGCGCATTTCTTTAATTTGAAGTACAGAGGTgataaataacaaaactgaCTCCTCCCCCtgatcttcatcctcctcttcctctagCAAGGGTGATGGTCGGGAACTCTCTtcctacaaaaacaaacaacaacaaccgtCAATACATAGTAAACACTGGGATCATTTTGTCTCAACAAGAAGAGTTTTAGATGGTTTCCACGTTTTCCTTCTTTAAACTGGACCAAAGTTAGCAGTTAAGCTAACATCCTGGTGGTTTTCTATGTTTCAGCTGCTCACGCTGTACGTTAATGCCAGTCATTATTAAAGGAATGCAACcaaagtttaattttttttaatgaaatgttgtAAAACCAgattaaattgtgtgtttgtcttcatttatAAGTCAAAGTATTTTCCTGGTGgagacatacaaacacactttgttGAATTGGTTAGCTGCTAATAGCTAGCATGCAGGCCTCCCACTCCCCTCTCAGTGTGCTGTTCAAGTGTTCCCATACAGCTTAACGCTCGAACATGAAGTAATTCAAAAACAATACAGCCCGTTTCATTATCATCAAGTCGTTTGAATTGATTTTCATAATTTACTGACATTAATTCACCTTAATGCAATTTGAGGGCTGAAAGATAAAGGTGTGAAGGACTCACCTGGGAGCAGCTTTGATGATGTTGTCGACTCTCAGGATCATCTCAGCGGCTTCAGAGGCGCTCAGCAGCACCTGACGCTTCACCTGGAAGGACTCTGTGATCCCCAGCTCTACCATGTTGCCCACTGAGCCTTCAGACATGtctggaggggaaaaaaacaaaaaaatgtccacatgTGACGGTAAAAGAAACGTTTAAATAACGGCTTCAAGAAAGCGTCAGTAAAACATGCCGTTCTTTGGGTTTCACACAGGTCTGAAACATCTGTTGAAATAGTATTAACGAGGTTTTCAGGTGATTAACATTCACTCACTCAGTCCGTAGGTGGTCTTGTTCTCCTGGTGTGCAGCTCTCAGTTGAGCCACCAGGTCGGCGCTGTCGTAGCCGGCGTTGTCAGCGATGATGGTcggcagctggaggagaaaaataaattcaacaaGACTTTTCAGAGCATCCCTGAAGTTCTGACAGTCGAAGGATGTGATTGATCAGTCACCTGATCCactgatcagtcacctgatcCACTGAGCAGGTCTACAGTTTTATGTCCTCTCTACACACGAATGCTGTCATACAAAATCATCTCTTCCGATCTAAAAACCCCTGAAAAGCATATTTGTCAATATAACTGTGATTTCAGAGATGAGGCTCGATCATTTTCCAGTGAACTCTAGTCAGTCCTGAAAAAACAGCAGGGAGACGGCCCGTACCATCCTCAGAGCCTTGGCGAACGACTCCATGGCGACTGCCTCCTTTCCTGGCGTCCTATTGGCCAGGTCGCTCACCACCTTGGCCATCAGCATCTCAGAGCAgcctgacagagaggagagtcGAGGTTAGCATGTGCGGGGGGAGTGACGAGCATTAGTAACTAACATGGGGAGTGATTAGTGACGTCATGTGCATCACATGTGTATGAAGTGTGGAAAGTGCCTCGCtaagctccagctccagctgtcTGACACGTCTGACAGAgtctccagctgtgtttcacatgtgtgaaaggaaaagagtgtgtgtgtgtgtgtgtgtgtgcacccacctcctccatagACGGTGCGTGGCTCCTTCACAGTCtgagctaacacacacagagcgtcGTGCAGCGAGCGCTCGGCCTCGTCCAGAATCTGCTGAGTCGCTCCTCGCAGGACGACGGTGCACGCCTCACCTGTGGGAGAGAGTcagggggtcaaaggtcaaactgaAAGAGTCACTGAGGTGCAGACGCCCACTCTGCCCTCTACAGGCTGAGAGAAGTAACTACAGAAGCCTTCTATCAGAACACTGTTAATATTTATTTAGTATAATACCTTAATTTATGATCTAacacattctctctcttctccatcaTGAACTCATTTATCTGCTGCCTTATTTAATTATCTGgaataataaaatgtcagtttattaAAATAGAAGAAATTAAATGATATTAACAGGTAATACGTACCCATGGCAACGCCGGAGAAGTGGATGAGCGTGTCCTCTCCGATCATCACCTCCTCAATCAGCTTGCAGTGACCGAGCTTGACCAGCTCAGGGTGGTCGAAGGTGGAGGTGATCTCtcctcctgaacacacacacagtaaattaaTTGATCAACTGATTTGGCTCATTTGTGGCCCGTGTGGTCGATCTGAGATCACATTAAACTGTGACCACTGTTGAAAAGACAATACAGCTGCAACTGACAgtgtattattatattaataattgttatcatcataaaaatgattcattatAATTTCCAGAGCTCTGGGTCACATGTCACAAGAAGTGATGTGAAGTCACAAGCAAATAGAAAAACTGAAGCTCaaagaagaagtgtgtgtgtgtgtgtgtgtgtgcgtaccgGTGACCAGAGCGAGGCGCTCGACGCCGGCGAAGTCGGCGTGCTCGATGGCCATGACACCAGCCTGGGCAAACAGCTGCTCTGGATAGTTATAGATCAGCTGTctgtgaagaaagaaagaaacaaaagaagttGAGTCGCTTCCCAGAAACAGAGAAACTCACGAGTCGACGAGCGAGCAGCTGCTGTGATGGTGGCGGCTCTGAGCtgcagcgccctctgctggacgtCACCcagtaatgtttttatttgtatttggtCTGCCGggcgcagtgtgtgtgtgtgtgtgtgtgtgtgtgtgtgtgtgtgtgtgagtgtgtgagtacGTACCTGTTGATGAAGCAGTTGATTCCGTGTTTCAGGATCCGGTCGAccttctccttcatcttctctttctccGCCAGTTCAATCTCAGCAACCTTCGCCGTTGAGTCGACACGAACCCTAGAGCCAAagatctgacacacacacacacgcacacactttatTAACTACAGCTGAATCACACAGCGGCCTTTTCATGCCTTGTGCTCTGGATCTACATGAAATATTCgacttctcctcctctcttacAGCAGGTGCATTCACTTTCCTGCTTATGTTAAACTGttatttcctgctgtgtgtgtgtgtgtttgtgtgtgtgtgtgtgtgtgtgtgtgtgtgtgtgtgtgtgtgtgtgtgtgtgtgtgtgtgtgtgtgtgtgcgtgcgtgcgtgccttGATCTTGTCGGTGTCCATGCCGGTGTTGGCGATCAGGATGTTGACGTTCTCCAACCTCTTGGGTTGGTTCACTCCAATCTTCTTGTCCAACAGGAAGCCTGGATGAAGGAGAACATATGTGAAGTTAcaggagccaatcagagacatGAAGACCTCAGCCTGGGTGGTTATGACATCACACGGCCTCACCTTCGTCCAGGTAGGAGTCAGTGAGGCTGCCGCCCAGCTTCTTGATGATGTGGATGGCCTCCAGGTTTCCGGAGCCCTTCAGCCTCATGACGGCGTTAACGGCCAGCTGGGAGAAGTGATCTTTGTGGTGAGTCAGCAGTTTGGAGGAGAGTGTCGTCCGGGCGATGTTCAGCAGGTCCTCCTGGAAACGAGCCGAGTCGTTGCTATGGAGATGGGACGGATGCCGAGGCAGAAggacacaaagagaagaagagtgaggGTTTGGTGTTGGTGGCAGATTTCTGTGGATCAGCTGAATTAAACTTTATTGTGATGACAGTTCAGAAACAAACTGATGATGTACGATTATTATAATTCTACAACTACAGTTTCTAAGCTCAGGAATGAACTTTCTCAATGTTTTTCGCCAACATGGACGGGAAGTCTTTTAAGAGCCTCAGGAGATGCTACGAGTAGTTTCCAGGTTAAAATACTTCAGTGTCATCTTAGACTCaacctgttttctctctgtgttcagtgagATGAGGAGTtacagacagaagacacagtTAAACACGAACTATATTCTCACCTGTGATCCACGGCAGCGTCTCTCAGAGCGTCTCTGGCCACCTGAGTCGCCTTCCTCCAGCCCGAGATGATGGTCTGTGGGTGAATCTTCTTGGCGATCAGAAGCTCGGCCTCCTGTGACGgttaaaaagcagcagtgagcGTCGACTCTTTGCAGCCTTCATGGTTTAGTTTTAGAAAAGGACAACAGTATTTTACccgcagcagctctgcagcgaGCACGGTGACGGAGGTCGTCCCATCTCCAACTTCATCATCCTGAACCTTCGACATGtctggaaacacagacaaactccTTCATGAAACATTCAGCACATTTTTACAGCACAAATTTAGCTTCACTGAAGTAATACAGGAAAAACGATTCTCGCAATCATCTCCAACATCATTTGTTGCCCTTGAATTCTTTGATGTCCTGTGCAGCCAGTTTGACCAGCAGATattcagcagcttcactcaCCAACCAGAACTTTGGCGGCGGGGTTGTCGACTCCGATGGCTTTCAGGATGGTCGCTCCGTCGTTGGTCACCGTCACAGTGCCGCCCTTCCCTCCACCCAGCAAGATCTTGTCCTGAAGAGAAAGACGAGAAAGAACTTAACGACTATTTTCATTAAGTTGAGCGAATCAAACCCAAATCAGAATCACAACACAATCCTCTTCATAGCAGCTTTATCTGCTGCAAAGTTACGTTTCTTTCTCATACAACACCAAAAAAACAGACCAGAGTTCATCACATAAACCTGCAGCATCAAATCATTAATCAGCTGTAGTGAGGAACATGACCAACCATCCCCTTCGGGCCCAGAGTGCTTTTCACCAGGTCGCCGATGGCGATGGCTCCGATGAACGATGACTGCaaaggaaataaacaaatagaaaaaagtTTCAGCTGCTCATCTTCCTCTAACAGTTAAGATCAAAATGAAAAgccaaaccacagaaaaacaaacccaccAGTCGAGCAGTTTCAGCTTTCTCTTCATCAGCTCCATGTTTGAAGATGTTGACCGGGGCCATTGATAAAGACGCCTGCAGAGACACGAATCAACCCGTCAATCAATGCCATCACATTTACACTGACAACAATACACAGCGAAACACGTCTGTGATGCATCAAGTTCATGAGTCCAGAGTGTGTTTCTATTGTAAGGCTTATACCTttgcatgatttaaaaaaaaaatagcagctcTGACCCACACTGTGCTTTTTTAACCTCAGTACAAGAGATGCTGAAACTATGAGTCACCTGATCCgatgatgattattttaattatacacaaacacatttgcagccTTAAGATTTTCTTTGTATCATACTATTGTTGATGCTAATCAATTAACAGAATAGCTGCTGATTAGTTTTCTATATCCCACTGATTGACTAATCATTGCATCTCCACAATATAACACAAATCAGTTCAACAGCATCACTAACTACAGTCTCCTAAATGATCATAAAGTTGAATTAATGCCTCTTAAACAGTTTAAACTTCATCTTCATGGTGGTTGGTGTGACTGAAGGGCTGCTGGATTTGACTACTACATTTTAACATACTGGCACCTGAAGGTATGTGGGGCATTTCCCGTTAGTTTTGACGGTATATGGACTAAATACTAACTtaagtgaaaacacattttaatcaatAGTTAAAATAACCATTAAGGCGCCGTGTATGCAACGAGAAGACAATTAAGGCGTGGACGATAATTTATTCCGAGCAACACTGAAAGCAGCATCAACCGAGCCCTGCCCCTTTCATCTCAGAAACCGCTAGAAGCTTCACCCAAATTACTACAACAAAAAATAAGACACATTAAAGACCACTGACAACTGAAGCGGAA
This region of Chelmon rostratus isolate fCheRos1 chromosome 22, fCheRos1.pri, whole genome shotgun sequence genomic DNA includes:
- the cct2 gene encoding T-complex protein 1 subunit beta, whose amino-acid sequence is MASLSMAPVNIFKHGADEEKAETARLSSFIGAIAIGDLVKSTLGPKGMDKILLGGGKGGTVTVTNDGATILKAIGVDNPAAKVLVDMSKVQDDEVGDGTTSVTVLAAELLREAELLIAKKIHPQTIISGWRKATQVARDALRDAAVDHSNDSARFQEDLLNIARTTLSSKLLTHHKDHFSQLAVNAVMRLKGSGNLEAIHIIKKLGGSLTDSYLDEGFLLDKKIGVNQPKRLENVNILIANTGMDTDKIKIFGSRVRVDSTAKVAEIELAEKEKMKEKVDRILKHGINCFINRQLIYNYPEQLFAQAGVMAIEHADFAGVERLALVTGGEITSTFDHPELVKLGHCKLIEEVMIGEDTLIHFSGVAMGEACTVVLRGATQQILDEAERSLHDALCVLAQTVKEPRTVYGGGCSEMLMAKVVSDLANRTPGKEAVAMESFAKALRMLPTIIADNAGYDSADLVAQLRAAHQENKTTYGLNMSEGSVGNMVELGITESFQVKRQVLLSASEAAEMILRVDNIIKAAPRKRVPDHHPC